The following nucleotide sequence is from Populus trichocarpa isolate Nisqually-1 chromosome 11, P.trichocarpa_v4.1, whole genome shotgun sequence.
aagatatgatttatattattttctaataagttttttattttcctgattttttaaaaagaaaaatggcataaaaaaagctattttttattCCCCAAAAGCGCACACATTTCTGTTAACTGGCCTTTCCCTGTTAAAGAGAGTTGATTTTGAGCTGTGGAGGTGCTTTCTTTGCtggcattttatatatgtttgggtTACTTATTGCCTTCTGAAGTGAAGCcaaaagacataaaaagaaaagaaaagaaaagaaaattgttggCGTGTGGAAGAGCTGCTCCATCGCTTTACAAGGGCTACTGCCGGATAAGTTGCTCCCGTCTCTGTTTGACCTCAAGATTCCAAGAGTATTATTAacaattaaactaatttaacaacaaaagtggaaaaaaaaaaaaggcaaacacAAACGCTCCATTATTTTATTGGAAGAATTTTActgtgtttgaaaatgtaataataattgttttttaaaataattttttattaaaataatatatttttaaaaaaattatttctaataccAACacctcaaaacaattcaaacactataaaaaatttcaaatttcactcAACCAGGTTAGAAAATGCAAAGTCAAACGGAGGCTTTCTTTCAAGACACTCCATGGAGatcatcatcctcatcctccTTTTCGGTCCAGCCATAATGACACTTTATcatatgaaataataaataaatcagcaAGGATTTTATAATAAAGTCTTATGTAATGAATTGACTAAATtaatgagatatatatatatattacctgaacttgatttatatatcatatatatatcaactagCTTGAGAGGACTGATTAAGCACAATAACATAGCACAATGTAAGGCatacttttgttttattaatttttcaaaaactgcatatgttttttttttttaatgaataacaTGCTAGCAACTAATCATGGAATAAGATATGAATTTATTCCTAGAGCCAATCAATAAATTCTTGCAtatgcaatatatatatgtgtgtgacTGGTCGTCCAAACCTCTAAAAGGTaaggataaaagaaaacaatccattgtatgttttcttttatccaTTTCATGAGTTAAGTGTAGCTTTAGAAAAAGTTCgccaaattgtatttttattcatccatagagtatttatttatttatttttataatccgGAATGTCCGAGCTAGTTTACGCGCATCATGACTAATTTCCATGCCCACTGGACACCTTGCAAGCATAGtaagcaggtaaggcaccgcagAGGTGACAGATATGCATAGAGGATCGAACCCCAGTGCAGAAGAAGGAAACAAAACCCTTCCCCCGCTAGGCCACGACCTCAAGTGCTCCATAGAGTATTTATTACATGATATACAAGTGGTAGTTCATCTTTTCTTCCAAGGAAtgtttgttttacataaaatattttacaaatgtaaaatattttcttgtaaaatgttttatatgtaAATTGCATTTCAATATTtggcttaaaaaatattttatatatataatattttttaataatagcagTGGAATAGTAATGATAGTGGAAGAGAAGATGATATTGGGATGGTGGTTGTGGTGATGAGAAGGTGATAATGGTAAAATTGAGGTTACAAGTGAAATAATTTGATGATATTATAAGTAGattactatttataaaatattttatagaatttcatgagctgaaaatattttcagtaaataaactaagtttgaaaattaattgtaaaatatattttccataccagtttttttataaatatttttatgaaaaaaacacaaaaaaatataatatttttcaaaaacaaatacaagaaaatctaaaaaatatttttctataaaatattttatatataaaaaaaccagattctagattttgatattttcgaTCGTATATGTGATGAAAGCCCGTCCCTTCATTATAActccaaaacaaattattttaagtaaTCTCCTCCACTTAATCTTAAAACTAGcgtttaagataatttattaaattgatatggaataaaattaagatttaatctTCATTAATTGGAGtagaaactaattaattagaagaTATTCCTtatcatcaacgaaaaacaatgatcataaaaattattgctTGAACATGGCAGATCATTTTATtagtataattgtttttttttaagtaaaaggaaatgataattaaaattaaggtttattaaaatttcatttcgtATAACTTCGAGATATAATTTTGCCTTCTCcttcctaattaattaataaagaagCTAACCCACTCCACTCCTAATCGGTTCATGCGATTATACACAGGCTTGGGCCTTTAACCATCAAAACGACAGTCCTGGGCTGTTGTTTTAATTGggcccttttctttccttcctaaTTTATTACAATgtaaaatatcatctttaacGTAATAACCATTTTTAATTACTAGTTTTGTTTTCACCAAGGAAACGAAATGATGCAAAAACACTAGTTGTGGATCACTGACCAGCAGCAGAAGCCTCAGCTGGGAAAGTTTTGGTGACGCAAGGAGGCTCCTTCATGCACACAAGATAACAAAAGATTTTCACGTCATAACAGGAACACCTACTAACCTTTTCCAATTTTCCAATTGACTGGTTAATTTTGCATGCAACTCATCACCTACTCAATCTATTTCCGCTAATCAGGAAGTTTAACTAACAATTCTGCAATCGGAATCTCGCAGTTTCAAGTAAGCAAATAGTTGAATCATGCCCTCCTATCAACATAGAATGGCCTCCACGGACATCTTCAATTGTAACTCCTCAGTTAGATACTGGAAACAAGCAATTGGACGCGGGAGCAACatccatttcaagttttagtgTTATAGATCCTTTTGTTGATTGGCCTTCAAGACCTAGTGGCACTTCTAGTGGTTCTGGAGCTTCTAACAATGGCATAACAGGAACACAGCCAAATATTTACAGTTTAAATTTGATCACAAGCACACCCAACAACATGAATTTCCAGAACAATGTAAATATCAGCTAGGCCTTCAACAACTAAAGTTAATTTGATCCATTGAAGCCAAATCAAGGCACTTCTGCTTTGAATTCTAGTAGTTTGAATATTGGTTCTACTCCCCAAAACTTTATTGGTTTCTTGAAACAGAAACAGAATAAATCGATTTTGGATTCTTATAGCAACACGAAGTCAATAGATCTTGGATCCATATTCGATTCTAGCAAGAATGAGCAGGCTGTATCAAAACTTGCTCCACTCGTTTCAACTAttagaggaagaggaagaggaagaggaagagggagGGGTGGCACATCAATCTTGAGGTCTAGCCATGCAAAGCCACAATCTGAACAACCCCCTCTTTTAGATTTGCTATACTGAGTTAGATTACCTAATTGTTCAAGATCCAATTTTGTAATGGTTATGCAGCCACAATAGGTATTGGAGATTGTTATATTGATTATTGATTGAGGTTGTGAGTTGTTTGTAGCATGATATTGAGAAAAGATGATTTTCATTAGTCATGGAACCATAATTGAGAAGCGAAAGGAGAGAAGGAAATGAAagacactgaaaaaaaaattgatatcacaattattatttgttttatattatatatgagggcaatttatttttttaattttttttaaagaaaatttattcaaGATGTAAAGTATAATTTCTTAAactattatagaaaaataaaaatacaataaaatcttaaaaggtttttttttataattatctctAAATATAATCATCATTACTTTTGTGTAGaagatatcaaatttaattcatataagCTCATGAAAAaggctaataatttttttacacactattaaatttgttgagttatttttcttgattgatacaatattaataattttatatcataattatgatTATACTATTAAAAGtgctaaaaattatatttttaatgtcattGTTTAAATTGATGGTTTGAAAAAGTTTATTGGTCGGTCTATGATTctagatgatgaagaagattcatctaataattttttgaatattaaaaaatttaaatttaaattgaaaacttgtaataatttgaattattttgcaaTTAACTAAATCTCATTTCATGTTACATCTATTTAAGAGTCCGTTTGTTAATGAGGTTGCGTCtgtgttttgtttaaaacaCAGATACAACctgtttggtaaaaaaaacacagtttacTGTGTATGGGTCCCACATGTTTTTGCGTCCGAAACACAGGGAAAAGGAAAAgtagcaaagaaaaagaaaagcagcaaaatgctACTTCTTatgcactgttcatgctaattaattagcatgaacagtgtagccAGCTCTACTGTTCCGATTGGACCGGTTCCGGTTTAAAActcaaaatgcattgaaccaggtccgacccagtaaaataaaaaatattttttattttttaattgtgttttattcaaaaaactagtgtttaacattattcaatgacactacataaattagacagagatcgcttgatgacgtagcatttgcagaatttgatcgcaatcccaattttgttcctgattatattttacctgatgttgttgcacgctTAAGAAACCAGAAAAACTAAAGTCTTTGTCAGATgtatttcgtacgtgatgaaattgtagatagtttaatagaataataaaaaatattttatataaaatattatttatttcatgatataataacaatagttaaatctacaatatttaaattaaaaaccatcaatattaatatatatattttaaaaattattttataacctcaatttcaaaagcattattaaccaaaacacattaaactactttttgttcaacctcaatttcaaccacagttttaactaaatatacataaatatcaaatcaacatcaactaaaagtactttttataaaacaaatttttttttaaatcacaaccacaatagCTACTATAATACCAAATAGACCGGCAAACCAACTTTcatttggtaaagaaaaaaaaaaggcgctacaatgtatatttaaaatatttgatcctCTTCCAACTTAAGAGCTAATACGCAAATTATTCAAtcttatgaaattttaatcttaagaaagaaattgatgagACGCTCATAATATCCacagaaaataatatttgtgttttatcACTAtgcaatgaaattaattaattaattaatcactcGATGCTGGAAGACATGTATTATGAAAGTAATTTCTAATTACAACGATGGCATAATTAAGCTCATTGTCATTGAAACTGTGATATTACGAGTGACTTGAGAGTCAACTTATGTCATTGTAAAACTAACAAAACATTCAAAAGTCATTTTAAATCATTTCCCACTTTGATGACGATATTGCATTACGCCATACGATAATGATCTTCGACAAATTACCAAGTCTATCACAAAACCCAAGTGGGAGTACAAGAAATTGagcaaatatattatttgtttctttctagGCAAGTAGTTGCCTAAGGTTTAGCTATACTTCTAATATTTGCAAGTAGTTGCCTAAGGTTTAGCTAtacttctaatatttttctcttgtagttatatttttaaaactagataCGGTTTGGTGGATCAATTCAAGTGTGGTCAGCCTAGAATTAGAATCAAaacgagtttaaaaaaataaagaaaagcaaaaaattgaattaacttGATTACTTGATTAACCCAGTAAGATCCAGTCAAAAATCAAGTTGCAACTcattaactatttatttattttttaataaaaacaacgtcgtttgattttataaaaattagaaatcgaTCCAGAATGATTAGGTAAAAATCCAATAACCCAATTGAAACATGTAACTCAGGTTTTGAAACAGGTCGATTATCGAaccaagtttaaaaattatactcataactagttaatttttttattatcttaaaagTAGTAATAATGCACGAAGtagtcttcttttttattaagtgGCTCACCcaccaaaaaatttcaaatattcgAGAAAGTaatcacaaatttaaaatatatatgaatgtAAAGTAAAGTAATCATAAGACTTGAATAATTCAACTATCTTCAGATAGCGAAGTCTTTAAAATTACTTCTAACAATCTAGTAAAATCACGAGGAAGCCTAATCATTTAACCacttcaaaagataaaattgcaaaTTATGGAGTTGGGAATGTAATCCCTAATCCAATGAgtacattaattatacaaagaaaattgaaaatgagtCATCCATCGATCCTTTTGCACGAAACCCTAATCCAACTAAATCAAATGGCATTTTTAGGGGATCTAGTTAGAGCTTAATAACTttgtatgaaaaagaaaggatcTTAATTAACTTTTGTGATCAAATATCATTAATCAAGTTCTCCGATTAATTTGTGAGTTGGAATTTGTCTATCCATTAATTTCCTTAAATATTCTCGTTGTATATATAGGATATGAGAATGATTACTtctctccaatttttttttttttggtcaatgtAGTATATAGtactgaaaagaaaattgattctGTATAATATATAGTACTGATTAAAGTTGCTacaatttttataagatttataAACCCAAGACACCAGCGGATGGCTTCCTGGAAATTGCAATAGGTGATGGATATTGAGCGCTAccttattattaaatcaatatttatatcatagtCTCTTCAATATTAGGACAGGAAAGCTTTCGTTTTTCTCTGGCCAACTTGCCCACAAATCATTATCGAGCCAATGACGGCAGCGGATTGACAGCAATTTCCAACGAGGTCATTGCCAAGTAACTTACCCTGCATTTGCCCCGACTTGAACGCTCTTTCATCAACCATTAATTgtcttttttagattaatatggaTGTTTAGTTAATCTTGCAtgatttttgattaattttatgggtcctgaagttaatgattatgtaaattttcaataattctaAGGTTTGTGTGActcaaattgataatttttaaaaagtaaatacaGAACCTGgccaattaaattatattttttagagttgccattaattattaattaacccgCTCATTAGTTAATTATTGAGCTGTTAGTTGCTTTTCTAGCTCTTAATTGGACCTACAAGAtagtaattaacaaaataaacaagaataaaCAAGCTAATTTAGGCAAACCCCGCTACTGGGTAAGCCAGCCTTGGTTTAACAGTTGAAAGAGCAATATAGGTAGGTAGGTAGGATTGAGCTTGGAAGGTAACATGTAAAAGCTCATTTTTACGCTACCATTTCATTCATGCCGCCGAAATTAGCCCGTGTCgccatttattttcttcaaacgCATTAATTTTGACATCCTACGCGGTTTCTTATGCCAAAAAGATTCATGGGTTCCAAGCAAAATCTGGAATAGTATTAATATATAGTTAGTTAATTAAACAAGTAATATGATCCTTAGCCAATAAGAAGATTTTGTATTCTTCGTTAATAAGATATGTATTTCTAGGAATTTTGATCTGGCTCACGTAAAAAGTAATTAGATCCATACTTACAAGGAACCTTTGACGTGTGAGAAATATGATGGTAATATAAGCTTGAATCGATCTAAGTTTAGATTCCACACAATGCAGTTAATTATAAGTAATATGAAAATATCTCTTtctagaatattaatttttatggctTGAGCAAATAGTAGGAGCTGCAATTTGACATATAATTAGCAGCTGCTATGCATTTTCCGCCGATTTTTTGTTCAAGTTTTGTCGCTTAGAAGCaacttgaagaaaagaaaaaagaaaaggtctgTGCTCTGTGGGGCCTTCGTATATTATATTCTTCCTCATCCCTCTTACATGCCTTGCCTCCCAAGTAGAACGAGCGAAATGAAACGATGCTTCCTGCgctctctctatatatagacCCACTTCTCAATTCATTCTCCGTATCCTCATACATACTTAGAGttcaagatataaaaaaacaactagagCTAGATTTCTAAGATTTCCTAAGCCCCCAAGATGACTGTAAGATATATCTTTCTCttgctttctatatatatatatatccttctCTTTACACTTGCATGATGTGTTCTTCCCTTTGTCTTGACAAATGCTATCTATATTCTTGTTACCTGTCCTTTTTCTAGCCAGCTAATAGTTGTGCTAGCCATTATAAAACGTACATGTTGttcatcaaataattattagaatCGATCACACAACCGCATGCTACTCCTTTATTTGATAAGAGCAGTGTTATTAATCTAGCTCATATGGCTAAAATAAAAGGTAGATTCTGGCCTAGCTAGCATACAATATCGCCAGAAGGGTTAACTATATATCCATTTAGTGCTTCATCTATTATAGTATGAACTCCATTAAACTACTGTCGTTCTTCTTCTTGTCAATCAGAATTAAGTTGTGTTCATTTTGTAGCCAAAAAGTTGGCATTATATATAGTCGTATTTGGTTTTGATGCTGACCAAACTAAGCCTTTGTTTTCATGTTTCAGATCACAGAGATGCGAGTGCATATGGATTGTGCTGGCTGCGAGACCAAGATAAGGAAGGCTATTCGAAAGCTAGATGGTATTTTATGTTGCGTTCATTTCAAGTGTTTTGATTGTttctcgtgtgtgtatatatgaCGTACTGATGGTtaaacatggtttttgtttgctTCACAGGAGTGGATGATATCGATATAGACATGGCTATGCAGAAAGTAACAGTGATGGGATGGGCAGACCAGAGAAAGGTTCTTAAAGCAGTGAGGAAGACAGGGAGAAGAGCCGAGCTATGGCCATACCCTAACAATCCAGAATCCTACAACTTCAACCAGCAATACTATTATCAGAAGCAACATCATGAAACAAAAGTAGTTAATCACTATACAAAAATGCCTACCTCTTCGTACAACTACCACAAGCATGGCTACAATGACGAGGAGTTTGGTCGCTATCAAAAGCCACCTTATGCCACCATTTTTGATGAAGAGGCTAGTGCCATGTTCAGTGATGAAAATCCTCATGCTTGCTCCATCATGTAATGGCATGACTTGAACAATATCTTTgaattttcttgtcatttttgtATAAAAGATGTATTTTAGCTGAGTTGAATGAAATATACAATAAAGTTAATTCCTTGATGTATTATACagtatattaaattaaacgGGCTTAGTATTCATTCCACTGTTTACCTAGAGATGGATTATTGTGGATTGAAGTGTCTTTGCCATGGAAACATGCTAAGGATGCAATAGGGGTGGAGTTGTCTTTTTCATATGAtgcatttgatattaaaaaataattggagatAAAAtgatcaattcaaattttattaagtaTGGCAAAACTACCTGCTCCAAGCGCGCGGGGCATGACATAGCTACCAGACACCTGGTGCTGGGGCATGGCATGATTGTCATACCCCAAATACTCAGGTCAAACAGGGCAGTCAGACCCCAGTACTCGGGTTAATCATGACAGCCAGACTCAAGCCTTTGAGGTTGCTTTTGAGGTTTTATTTAAGCTACAAGTGTAAATGAATTGATTATAGAttaattttgcattttattttgcaattttgtgtatattattttttaaatagaaaaatggtTTAATTACACTTTTCTCTCGTTTAAATAATCTTCATATGCATTAAATTAGAAAGTAGGTAAATTCATATACTTACATTAGATTATATGCAAaaccatttattatt
It contains:
- the LOC7472313 gene encoding heavy metal-associated isoprenylated plant protein 28 encodes the protein MTITEMRVHMDCAGCETKIRKAIRKLDGVDDIDIDMAMQKVTVMGWADQRKVLKAVRKTGRRAELWPYPNNPESYNFNQQYYYQKQHHETKVVNHYTKMPTSSYNYHKHGYNDEEFGRYQKPPYATIFDEEASAMFSDENPHACSIM